TCATCCAAGTTCTTCAATGAGTCAATACTCTCTATCTTTGCAATCACAGCTATATCACTGCATCAATAAAAATCTGTTTTAAGTCCAAAAAGATTGTCACTGTTGCTAAACATTTTTATTATAAAGGCAACTAAAAGAAAAACACATGCAACATATGAAATTATACTATTTTCACTTGAAAACAATTTTAAGAATAACAGTCAATTGTAAATACTGATTGGTTTGCTATAATGATTGTAGTGACACACAAGCAATACAACAAAGAAATCAAGACAAACTCAGGCCACCACATAAACAGATGCATGACATGTTCAAGTAATTTAACATGCAGTGATATGCTAACTGGCAACAAAGTATCCAGTCAAATTCAAACAAAGGGTAGCTATTAATGATAGACAAACATAAACAGGAAAATTTAATATAGTGTTAAATGTGCTTACTGATCACGAGACCGTGCAGCAACATAGCTTTTGAGATGATTAATCACTTCAGCAGACTTGACAAATGATATTGCAATAAAATCAACACCCTCTGCAATACCAAAATCAATGTCTAACCAATCCTGGAAATATAAAAAGGGTTAAGCATGAGAAGATAtgaaatttttcacattttgcaaaaaaaattctagaaatattTAATGCAGCACAAAAGAGGAACGCAGATGCCACATGCATGCCAATGGAAGTTTATGTAAATCATATTATCATGATTCATATGCCAGTACACATTTGCATATAAAACACATACAACTGAGTTAGCCATGTAAACTCATCCACTCACACTCATTGGAGGCACCATTTATTTTGCAAAGTTTAATCAGGCAGCATATCCACCACAGTCAAGTCTGAAACTGACTTCCAGCACAtgttgaattaaaataaaaaaagcaaACCCATAAGTTCTACTTGAAGTACAGTTACCATTTTTTCCTAATCTTTTCTGTAATTCTAAATGCATTGAGATCGATGATCATCTGATATTAAAAGGATGGTTGCAAAAGCTTAACTACTAAAGAAACTATGCACATAAATGGATCATGTCATGAATCATGATGGCATATATCATAAAAGGGGGAATTTCAGATAGAAAGTTCATCAAAATGAGATTTTTTAAAATGTGTAGGGTAAAGAAAGCTATTTATAAATCCCAAAATATAAAACGTTTCAATCCAAACTACCATGCTTTGGTGGGCATATCCTGTTTTGCAGAttgtttttttcttaaatttataaGCAAAAAGATAAGAAGAGGAATATAGCTTCAATTTTgagaataatgaaaaaaaaaaaaaaaaaaaaagagcttcaGTTAGCAAGAAATTTTCCATCCAGCAGAAAATAATAtgatctaaaaaaataaaaaaggcacTGAAGTTATGATGACTAATCTAAGGAAGAAAACATTTAAACCAGTGAAGGGGAAAAAAGATTGTATCATCAAAATAAGATTCTAGCCACATCCCGATAACAATATTTAGCTCTCTTAACAATATTTGAATGACATTGGTGAGCTTTGAACTTCCGGCCAAAAAATAACATCAGGTTACCTTAAATCCCAATGCCTCATGTAAATAATCACTTCCCTCACAACATCTATAACAGTTGAACTTGAAAATTTAGTATGTATTTAATCTTAAAGAGTCATAGCTATCAAGGTTGAGTCATAATCACCACTAAATCCCAAGGATACAGTGGGAAACTCTCAGCCTTTCTACTTGATTGAAGATACatgaataattactgttcatatACAATTCAGTGTTTGAAGATACATGAAAAATGAATATATTTTTACTTTCAAAAAATAGGCAGGGAAAAGAAGGGCTGGAAAGGGGGAGAGAATATGCACCAACCTTAGAGGAAATTGTGGGGAGCATGGCATTACGTTCTCGCACTAGACTCCTATCCCTCCAGAAAGTCAAATTAGCCCGTGGTAGTAACAGTCCAGGATCAGTACATCGACACTTGACATCTGGACCAATTTTCTCAATTACCTCAAATGTTACCATCCCACCATCCACAATGAGTTCATCCCCAACTTGCACATCTGTCTCACATGAATTACTGGCTTAAGATTACTTGAGAATTAACATGCTTATCAGCAACAATAGAacagaaaaaataaaagataccagctctcataaaattaatttcaagCAAACGATTATGTTGTGAACATTACCCTCAGCAAAGCCATCATAATTCACGTTGATGGTGCGTTCTGGACGAGGTGAGTCAAAGGCTCTGACACTAAAAGTCCAGATCTCACCATCCTGCACATGCAGAGAAACTTATTACAATAAGTTCCAAGCTTGTGAACATGAACCTGCTTAATTAAACAAGATTTGTGTCTGCAAGAACTTTTAGAAAATGATTCATTACAATGCTAGATTTTGATAGCAGCACCAGAAGTATCATTAGGACGTAATTTCTATCAGCAAGGTAATGTCATCTGTCCAAGTGGAAACTAGTAATAATGATGCTGAATCTATTTCAGCTCAATAGCCTCCCATGCTCAACGCCACttcagaaaaaaagaaaaattaaacacAGCAATGCTGTATTCATCAACAATGATAAGGTATCAAGTTCAATCAAGTTTACATTCAAACACAGGTATCTGCAGAACAAACCTTTCCATACAATGCTCTTGCAGATGCTAATGAATGTGTTAAAGACTAAAAGAATCTCAGACAATAACAGTTGTTCCTACATGAAAACCACTACAGTGAACCAAGTAAGCAATAACGAAATTCCTAATTGAAGAGATGATCGCAGGCCTTCTTAGTTCATCCTAATATATGCATATTCATGGCTCCCAATGACTATAAAAGCAACGGAATTCGATTGAGTTTGCCATTCTCTAcgtattacattacaaaatacaacaaggaaaaaaaaaacgaTACTTACCCTTTGTTTGGATCTAGGAAAAcggagagaagagaaaagaaaagaaatgtaaTTTTTCATATTTCCTTTGTTTGAATAGCAAATAGAAAAAAGAAATGAGAAGAAATGAAAGGAAATTatatttctcaatttttctttCGTGAATTCAAAATATTTCTCTCTCCAACAAGTGAAATGTAAAAATAAGAGAATTAGGTACcattatattaaaattacttaTGCAACCTTAATATCATATAATaacaaaatcataaatttatggcaattaaataattttattgggagaaaattttcatttctcctctATTTTAGCAAGTATCCAAACAAAACAAtagtcttttcttttctcttcattctTTCTCTTTAATTTCTTCTTAATTTCCTTgttcaattaagaatgcaaaaaAAGGGTTAGGAAATCAATAACGTATAAAGCAATTGATACTCAAATAACTACCACTCACAAAAGCTTCAGTGGAATTCACATGAATATCAACAATATACACGTAACTAGACACTAAAAAAAATGCAATCTTTTAGTCAAAAGGCATTATTAACATTGCTCTTAAAACTGCGatggagaaaaatatttttttaaatatattagttaaaatgtattaaaaaataattaaaaattaaatttaataaattttaattataaaaatattaaaataataatttttttttaatcatacctaaaataatatttttatttagaaaagtAATCTCAGCCGTAAAAAAAAAGGCTGCAACCTCGGCTTTGGCAGAAGAAGCTCCACCGAGATCGCCCATGTGAATCTCACTCCCTTCAGTATCCATCATAATAGCCACAGCAAAACCTTTCTCCTCATTCAGCCTCCTAACTCGCTCAATGACGCTCTTGTGCCACTCGCGGGTGCCGTGACACATATTAATCCTCGCCACGTTCATGCCTCCAACCGCTAGCGCCTCCAGCTGCTCGAAGCCGCATGTGGCCGGACCTATCGTGCAAACGAGCTTGGTCCTCCTCGTGCTCCTAAATCCGTTCTCCTTCAATTCCGCCTCCGTCACCGCATCCACTTCGATCGAACTCACATCAGCCACTGCCAAGGAACTATACTCCGGCGCCAACACGCCTCCTCCTGTGCCATTATTGGAAACGAAGACTTGAGATGATGGGGCAGAGTTAGAATCTGATGAAGCTGATGCCTTGACGGAGATAGATTTAGGCCAGAAAGTGATCGAGAACAGGCAATTGGAGGCTGGGAGAGAGGGTTTAGGGAAAGTAAAGTTTGGGGAGCGAGTTGTTGGAGTGAAGAAATGAAGTGACTGTGACATGGTCACCAGGAAATGCAAGGACCGGTGGCTACGTCTCTGTTAGATGGATAAGGAAAGAAGGAGGAAGGCAGAGTTTGGGGagttgaaatgtgattgtgaagcatATAGATAAAAGGGTGGAGCTTTTAGAGAGAAAAGGGCGGATGGAACAGGGAAGGAAGCGGGACTGAGCTGAGCTTTATACAAGTCGCCGACATTAGATAGCAGCCAGCGAAGGAGACGGGAAATGTTTTGGTTCCTCTCTGCatgtttaaattatttattattttactttaataatatatatatatatatatatattatataattttaatataatgaacataattttataatatcaaaaattataaatttaagaattttaaatttttaaaaatataataaataaaattttaaataattatcagTTTTTAAATAAGATAGATTTCTTAGTAATTAAAATTTAGAATAATTTTCaaaaacataaaataattttaacaaaaaattaatatttaatatgagaACCAAACGTACCCTTGAGATTTGGAGGTGTCCAACGTGTAGAACGGGTAAATTATGTTAGAATCATAACTATGTGGTTAGGTTGGGAAAGGTTGGTTGCATGGATGAGAGTGATCGGTTCTTATATCGATAGATGAGGTCCAAACACGAAGATATATATACGTGTATATGAAATATAACTTGTCATGGCGTATGAGGACGTAGTGAGCGTATTCTACCCACGTGCCATGCGGGCAAAGAAAGTAGCAAGCTAGAGATGGGGTAGGTaatcaaaagaaaaaaatataattattttatcatCTTGCACCTGCAAAATATGAGTCAACTCGCACAAGTTAGGTGGAAAATTGgcaacataattaaattaaattattattaaagtcAGGTGACCATGGATTCAAGATTTTTAGcttttttactttgtttttttCTTAACAGAAAGTAAGATAGATtactttattaaatttttatttatatataattaaatttaaaaaaaaattatttatagttaaatataaagtatttatattaaaattaaaaaagtggAGTCTATTACTATAATTCAACTTTGACCAATAAAAGCGTGGGAAAATGGATGTTTAGAGTCTTTTGGGTAATGGAGTCATAATAGTTAATAGCAAGCAAAACGAGAAGCCCGCATGACCGTATGGACCCAAAATGACCAAGAAACACATTCCATTGTGGGCTGACGTGGATCTCCACTCATCACCATAGTTGGCATTTATATGCCAACGTGTCACCGACAGCAGGGCTCTCCATAGTCCACATCTGTTTCTCCAACCGAACCCATTCACGAaagggaaggaaaagaaaaacaaaggtgtATCATTCCATTCCTTATTCTGAACTTTCGCAAACAGATCGCCCTGTCTATGCCCAACACGAAATCAATCTAATCGCGGTCtgctttcttttgcatttgggtccTCTCCTCCTCCTGCAAGACGCGAAGCCATTACCATCTTTCATCATATTCGTACCCTCTATCTCAAATCCCTTAATCAAAGgtttgatcttttttttttttttttttttttttcagatatagaTTTGTAACTCCCAGCCCCGATCCTTGACTAATTGGATTCTATTTTGTTTTATAGCTCTAATTTTGATATTTTCACAATCAAtttgcaattttttttatttgataaatatATTGAAGGCATTTGTTTTTTTGATGTGTGATTAAGCACTTGAAATAGAAGATGGGAGCGTTTATATCGAAGTTTTGGTTCATGTTGTTTCCTGCAAAGGAGTACAAGATCGTGGTGGTTGGGTTAGATAATGCAGGCAAGACGACCACGCTTTACAAATTACACTTAGGAGAGGTTGTCACTACTCACCCAACTGTTGGCAGCAACGTTGAAGAGCTTGTTTACAAGAACATTCGATTTGAGGTGCCCTTTCTTGCTCAGATTCTTTATTTTGCCtccttttgatttaattttattggGTTTTGGGTTAATGTAAGCCTGTCTCTGTATTTGATGATTCGGATCTTAATATTAGTTTATTTAAAGTTTCAGTAGCTTAGAGGGAAAAGAATTATGAACTTTGACGTAGAGGTAAAATGGTGTGCCTTTTTTTAGATTGATGTAGGAGCTAATTGTTTAATCAAAATGTAATGCCATTTTAGAGAGTGATTCTTCAATTCCATAAACTGAACATTTATGTGGTAGCTATGCAACTGAGTAggataatttcatttcaaaatctgGCATCTTTGCAGTGTGTATTAGGTCAGGGTACGGGCACCAATCTATCCCACCTTTTTCACTACTTCAACTGATGCCCAAGGGCCACGGGTTTAGTCTTCTAATTGCTGTTGCCCATTTTTGTTGGTCTGACATTCTGTCCAGTAGCAGGAAAATATGCTAAAATAGAAAAGAGAAGCATCATTTGCATGGACTGGCAATTTAGAAAGTATTCAATTACCTGGGTTTCTCAAATGGAAATTTTTTGGTGAGTCGTCTCTGAAATAGGTTCTAGTCATTGGTCATCAGGATTTATATCTATATGTattcaaaatttaagaaaagtgGCTTTTGGTAAGGGTAGGACCAGAAGTTAGTTTCATCGTGCAATTACTCATATGGCTGAATGAGTAGGGAATAAGGGGTTCAAGTttcattatatgcaaattctcatACAGCAGAATAAGTACGGAATCGGGGGTCTGGAACCCCCATATGGATGTAATCCTTTGGCCTAGGACATGGAAAAGATTCAACCCTCTTACATCTTCAATGGATCAGGCTTCTAGTTGGCCCAACCAGTCCTTTAGATATCAGTTTTCCACTAGCCATGTGCAACTATACATATGAAGGagagatgagataaatcatttcaATAAGGTGGAGGGTGGTTTAGTGAAAACTCTTTTACTCATATGATTGAATGAGTACGGAATAGGGGGTAAAGAGTTCTAAATGGATTTAGCCCTTGTTTGGCCAGGACATGGAAATATTCaatcctcttacatctttcataaATTGGTCTTCTTGTTGGCGCAACAAGTCCTTTAGATTTCTGATTCTCAGTAGCAGATCTATGGTGAGCAACTGTACATATAAAGGCCATAAAGTAGGGAGTGATTTTAGTGAAACTCTTCATAACTTCTtactaaaaaatatgaaaaaaaaaaaatggtaactGTGTTCTAAGTCAGGTAAAGGGAGAGAGAGTTGTAGGGGTTTAAATCCTTGACCACTTTGACTTCTTGATAATTATGAAATGCTGCTTTTGTCTTCCTTGAGGTGTTAGGATCTCTTATTCATTTATTTACCTAATACTCTCTTGGCCCCTGAATCTTGTTGGGTTGGGAGCTGTGAAATGAGAATTTTTCTAGTTTCAGTACTCATTATTTCAGAAAGAAAATTGCAACCATCGGGCTGATATATAAAACTAAAAGAACATTCCATTTCCAGCTAAATGCAAATTTATTGATTGAACAAAGGTTTTGAGAAACAAAAACTGACAAATATGCAAACAAATCCATCATACTCaactaaactcaactcaactaagtttttatcccaaaaatttggggtcagctatatggatttgctttctccactctaaatgattttgggttaaatcctcagaaatgtgtaatacttctaagtcatattgtactactctattccaagtcaatttaggtctacccctttttttctttctatcctctaacctaatgtgctctacttgtctaactggatcctccgtatgtctatgcttcacatgactaagccacttcaatctcccttctctcaatttatcctcaattggcaccgctcctaccttttctctaatactctcattacgaactttatctagtctagtatggccactcatccactttaacattctcatctctgcaactcttatcttagacgcatacgacttcttcagtgctcaacactcactgccatataacatagccggtcgtatggctgtacggtaaaattttcctttcaacttattgggaatcttgcgatcacgtaAAACTCTCTTGGctcgtctccacttcaaccatccggctttaatcctatgactaacatcctcctcacatcctccatttacttgaaggactgagcgaagatatttaaagtgattactttgggacagtaccactccatccaaactaactccttccctattattagtttggccttcactgaacttgcaatgcatgtattctgtcttcgttctacttaacttaaagtcctttgactctagagtacttctccaaagctctagctttctattgattcCTTCTCGTGTcttatctatcagaacaatatcattcgcaaacatcatgcgtcaaggaatactctcttgtatatgtttcgtaaattcatctaaaactaatgtaaaaaggtaatggcttatagctgatccttggtgtaatccaattgaaatcggaaaatctcgtgtcccctcccactgtgcgcacaatagtagttgctccttcatacatatcttttaacacttgtatatacctaatagataccctcttttgttctaacacactccataagacatctcttggaacattatgataagccttctccaaatcaataaaaaacaTGTGTAAATCTTTCTTCACATTTCTATAGttttccatcaagcttctaatgtgaaagatcgcttccatagttgaacgatcgggcatgaagccaaattgattaagagtgatagaagtatcatgacgtagtcgatggtCCACAACtccctcccacaacttcatagtatggctaatgactttaattcccctatagtttgagcaactctgtatgtctcccttatttttaaaattaggtactaaaatactcctcctccattcatcaggcattttctttgagtttagaatcttattaaataatttaattaaccatgtcactctcatatctcctaaacacttccacacttcaattggtattccatagggtccacaggctttgtccactttcattctcttaagtgcttcctttacttttaaagatctaatccttctagtataattcacattcttttctattgttctatagtctatattcaagcTATTATCATTTTGACTAATATTAAAGTTTTCATCTATTTATTATTATATGGAAtttaaatacatcaaaatttatattttgttgatataaaatttcttattataaaaattttatgctagttttttattataaaatattattattaaaaaattaaaattctaaatatatattttaaatttacctatatattattacaattaaaatttaccTAGCTTTATTTTAATaacttttaataaaatatattgtaAAAATATACTATTATTAATTTTGGAgggaattaattttataatattgatTTAATGTATATTGATTCAACTCTGATTCAACCCATGTTGAACTTTAAACACTTTACCCTCTGTCTTTATCGATTTTTAGACCAGGCTGGGTCTGAAAATCATGATATTGGCCAAAGGAATACTTTCTTCCCTGGGATCAGTTGCATAGTAGCATTTGGGATCTTGAATTCATTAAGAAAATGGATAAACAGGTTTTGGACATGGAAACCCCTAGCATTTGGATGCTGGGAGTTGACTATCTTTATTATTGCTGTGTAGCATATGCTGTTGTTATTGGTGTTACCCCGAATAAGTTGATTTTCCTGCTTTGATTATCCAGTTGAATAGACTGTAATCCATATGTGCTGAAACACCGTTCATGGCAGTTAAAAATTATTCCAAGCATCTTCTTTTATTCCATGGAacacttgaaaagtgaaaattcaGCATCACTTGTATGGAAGGACGAAAAaagaacgaaaaaaaaaaaatctgataaACTATGTAAATGTGGTATATTCTCACTCCTTTAAAGAGAACCTTGTGGACCAGGTATGATATTGGTTGAATTTATGGTATTACCGGTTTGTAGTTTGTAGAAAAGCACTCGCTTGAGTTTGTCTGTGATTGATTTTCTAAAAGATGCTTGCTTGCTTGATCATATGTTAATGTCATGATGTGGACGAATACTGTTGTTTTCATGCAAGTTACACAAGGCTGTCCTTTGTTGTCATCAGGTCTGGGATCTTGGCGGACAAGATAGACTCAGGACATCGTGGGCAACATATTATTGGGGAACTCATGCTGTCATTGTGGTGATAGATAGTACGGATAGAGCCAGAATCTCGATTATGAAAGATGAACTTTTCCGATTGCTCGGACACGAGGATCTGCAAGATTCTGTTATACTTGTCTTTGCAAATAAACAAGACCTCAAAGATGCCATGACCCCAGCTGAGATCACCGATGCTTTCTCTCTTCACAGCATAAAGAATCATGATTGGCACATCCAAGCAT
The Hevea brasiliensis isolate MT/VB/25A 57/8 chromosome 15, ASM3005281v1, whole genome shotgun sequence genome window above contains:
- the LOC110636179 gene encoding uncharacterized protein LOC110636179, whose protein sequence is MGAFISKFWFMLFPAKEYKIVVVGLDNAGKTTTLYKLHLGEVVTTHPTVGSNVEELVYKNIRFEVWDLGGQDRLRTSWATYYWGTHAVIVVIDSTDRARISIMKDELFRLLGHEDLQDSVILVFANKQDLKDAMTPAEITDAFSLHSIKNHDWHIQACCALTGEGLYDGLGWIAQRVTGKAPS
- the LOC110636171 gene encoding pyruvate kinase isozyme A, chloroplastic, which produces MSQSLHFFTPTTRSPNFTFPKPSLPASNCLFSITFWPKSISVKASASSDSNSAPSSQVFVSNNGTGGGVLAPEYSSLAVADVSSIEVDAVTEAELKENGFRSTRRTKLVCTIGPATCGFEQLEALAVGGMNVARINMCHGTREWHKSVIERVRRLNEEKGFAVAIMMDTEGSEIHMGDLGGASSAKAEDGEIWTFSVRAFDSPRPERTINVNYDGFAEDVQVGDELIVDGGMVTFEVIEKIGPDVKCRCTDPGLLLPRANLTFWRDRSLVRERNAMLPTISSKDWLDIDFGIAEGVDFIAISFVKSAEVINHLKSYVAARSRDHDIAVIAKIESIDSLKNLDEIIQASDGAMVARGDLGAQIPLEQVPSAQQRIVQLCRQLNKPVIVASQLLESMIEYPTPTRAEVADVSEAVRQRADALMLSGESAMGQYPEKALAVLRSVSVRIEKWWREAKRHEATQLPAVGSALSDSVSEEICNSAAKMANNLEVDALFVYTKNGHLASLLSRCRPDCPIFAFTTTASVRRRLNLQWGLMPFRLSFSDDMESNLNKTFSLLKARGMIKSGDLVIAVSDMLQSIQVMNVP